In Pyrus communis chromosome 1, drPyrComm1.1, whole genome shotgun sequence, the following are encoded in one genomic region:
- the LOC137741519 gene encoding cold-regulated 413 plasma membrane protein 2-like, translated as MGRKGMGYLALRSDDPETSELIDSDIKELKIAAKRLISDATKLGGLGFGTAFLKWVASLAAIYLLILDRTNWRTNMLTSLLIPYIFFSLPSVLFDLLRGEVGRWIAFVAVVLRLFFPRHFPDWLEMPGSLILLLVVAPNLFAHTLKDSWVGVSICLLIGCYLLQEHIRASGGFRNSFTQSHGISNTLGIILLLVYPVWALVLHFI; from the exons atGGGGAGGAAGGGGATGGGGTATCTGGCTCTGAGAAGTGATGACCCCGAAACTAGTGAGTTGATAGATTCAGATATCAAAGAGCTCAAGATTGCAGCCAAGAGACTCATCAGTGATGCCACCAAGCTTGGTGGTTTGGGTTTTGGGACTGCTTTTCTCAAATGGGTTGCCTCCCTTGCCGCCAT ATATTTGTTGATACTGGACCGGACAAACTGGAGAACAAACATGCTGACTTCGCTTTTAATCCCTTACATTTTCTTCAGTCTTCCTTCAGTGCTGTTCGACCTCCTAAG AGGAGAGGTTGGAAGATGGATTGCTTTTGTTGCCGTTGTACTGAGGCTTTTCTTCCCAAGGCATTTCCCAG ATTGGCTAGAGATGCCGGGATCGTTGATCCTTCTTCTGGTTGTGGCTCCAAACTTGTTTGCGCACACGTTGAAGGACAGCTGGGTTGGCGTCTCGATCTGTCTTCTCATCGGTTGCTACCTGCTGCAAGAGCACATCCGGGCATCAGGTGGATTCCGAAATTCTTTTACACAGAGCCATGGTATATCGAACACGCTCGGAATCATCCTTCTCCTGGTCTACCCTGTCTGGGCATTGGTTCTCCATTTCATCTAA
- the LOC137709997 gene encoding CASP-like protein ARALYDRAFT_485429: MDELPGSLGTSASLALRFGQTIFSTASLLFMCLDVEFYSYTAFCYLVTVMGLVVPWSMTLVIVDAYSVFVRCLHHQPRIITIIILGDLALSYLSLAAACTTASTTNLLLYLDGSYCPAKLCTRYQLAAAMAFLSWFLSLGSSLFNLWLLPSL, from the exons ATGGATGAACTGCCGGGGTCGTTGGGAACCAGTGCCAGCTTGGCTCTGCGATTCGGGCAGACCATCTTCTCCACTGCCTCTCTTCTCTTCATGTGCTTGGACGTCGAGTTCTACAGCTACACCGCTTTCTG CTATTTGGTGACGGTAATGGGTTTGGTAGTTCCGTGGAGCATGACTCTGGTGATCGTTGATGCCTACTCTGTCTTCGTTAGATGTTTGCATCATCAACCAAGAATAATTACAATAATTATTTTAGGAGACTTG GCATTGTCGTATCTCTCACTCGCTGCAGCTTGCACGACAGCTAGTACCACAAATCTCCTACTGTATCTCGACGGATCCTACTGCCCCGCCAAGTTATGTACAAGATATCAGTTAGCTGCTGCAATGGCTTTCCTTTCTTGGTTTCTTTCACTAGGTTCCTCTCTGTTCAATCTCtggcttcttccttctttgtaA
- the LOC137732182 gene encoding oxygen-evolving enhancer protein 1, chloroplastic: MAASLQAAATLMQPTKVGVSARTSVQLRSSQSVSKAFGLEPSASARLTCSLQSDLKDLAHKCLDASKIAGFALATSALVVSGAGAEGSPKRLTFDEIQSKTYLEVKGTGTANQCPTIDGGSEAFAFKPGKYTAKKFCLEPTSFTVKAESVSKNAPPDFQNTKLMTRLTYTLDEIEGPFEVAPDGTVKFEEKDGIDYAAVTVQLPGGERVPFLFTIKQLVASGKPENFTGEFLVPSYRGSSFLDPKGRGGSTGYDNAVALPAGGRGDEEELAKENTKNTAASSGKITLSVTKSKPETGELIGVFESIQPSDTDLGAKTPKDVKIQGVWYAQLD, from the exons ATGGCAGCCTCCCTCCAAGCAGCTGCTACGCTCATGCAGCCGACCAAGGTCGGCGTGTCGGCGAGGACCAGTGTGCAGCTGAGGTCCTCTCAGAGTGTCTCCAAGGCCTTTGGCTTGGAGCCATCTGCCTCTGCTAGGCTCACTTGCTCTTTGCAATCTGATCTCAAGGACTTGGCTCACAAGTGCCTTGATGCTTCTAAGATTGCTGGATTTGCTCTTGCTACTTCCGCCCTCGTCGTCTCG GGAGCAGGTGCAGAGGGATCTCCAAAGAGGCTGACCTTCGACGAAATCCAGAGCAAGACCTACTTGGAAGTGAAGGGAACCGGAACTGCCAACCAGTGCCCAACCATCGATGGAGGATCCGAAGCATTCGCGTTCAAGCCTGGCAAGTACACTGCCAAGAAGTTCTGCCTAGAGCCAACATCCTTCACAGTCAAGGCAGAGAGTGTGAGCAAGAATGCTCCACCAGATTTCCAAAACACCAAGCTCATGACCCGCCTAACCTACACTCTGGATGAGATCGAAGGACCTTTCGAAGTTGCCCCAGATGGCACCGTCAAGTTTGAAGAGAAAGACGGAATTGACTACGCTGCAGTGACAGTCCAGCTCCCAGGAGGTGAGCGGGTGCCCTTCCTCTTTACCATCAAGCAGCTCGTAGCCTCTGGCAAGCCTGAAAACTTCACAGGAGAGTTTCTAGTACCATCATACCGCGGATCCTCTTTCTTGGACCCCAAGGGAAGAGGAGGATCCACCGGTTACGACAATGCGGTTGCGTTGCCGGCAGGTGGCAGAGGAGACGAGGAGGAGTTGGCAAAGGAGAACACCAAGAATACAGCAGCATCATCAGGGAAGATCACACTGAGTGTGACAAAGAGCAAGCCTGAGACTGGTGAGTTGATTGGGGTGTTTGAGAGCATTCAGCCGTCTGACACTGACTTGGGAGCCAAGACTCCAAAGGATGTCAAAATCCAGGGAGTTTGGTATGCTCAGCTTGAttag